The Linepithema humile isolate Giens D197 chromosome 2, Lhum_UNIL_v1.0, whole genome shotgun sequence genome has a segment encoding these proteins:
- the Serinc gene encoding probable serine incorporator isoform X3 has translation MGLVCSTAQLACLCGSTACSFCCSQCPSCRNSTSTRIMYALLLLLGTIAACITLAPGLQNALKKVPFCANSSNYVPSDFTFDCDSAVGYLAVYRICFILSLYFFLMSVIMIRVKSSRDPRAAIQNGFWAIKYLLIIGGIVGAFFIPEGSFGPTWMYFGMLGGLLFIIIQLILIVDFAHSWADAWVGNYEETESKGWYFALLATTLLNYSISIAGAVLLYIYYTHANTCALNKFFISFNLILCVITSIISVLPTVQEHQPRSGLLQSSVVTLYVLYLTWSGISNSPDHECNPGMLGILSRKDHVAFDKESIIGLIIWFSCVLYSSLRTASKSSKITMSENILVQDNGADYTTVEGRNPDAENGSDAKVWDNEEDKVAYNWSFFHLMFALATLYVMMTLTNWYKPNSSLETLNANAASMWVKILSSWMCLGLYVWSLVAPAVFPNRDFS, from the exons ATGGGGCTCGTTTGCTCAACAGCTCAA ctTGCGTGTTTATGCGGAAGCACAGCTTGTAGCTTCTGTTGCTCTCAATGTCCATCATGCAGGAACAGTACAAGTACTCGCATCATGTATGCGTTGCTTTTGTTGTTGGGAACTATTGCAGCCTGTATTACTTTAGCTCCTGGTCTTCAGAATGCTCTTAAAAAg GTTCCATTCTGTGCAAATAGTTCCAATTATGTTCCATCAGATTTTACCTTTGATTGTGACTCTGCAGTTGGTTACTTAGCAGTCTACAGAATATGTTTCATTCTCTCTTTGTACTTTTTCTTGATGTCTGTAATAATGATCAGAGTTAAAAGTTCACGAGATCCGCGAGCAGCCATACAAAATGG attctGGGCAATCAAGTATCTTTTGATAATTGGAGGAATTGTTGGTGCTTTCTTTATTCCGGAAGGGTCGTTTGGACCTACTTGGATGTATTTTGGGATGTTAGGAggtttactttttataattattcaattaattctcATTGTTGATTTTGCTCATTCTTGGGCTGATGCATGGGTAGGAAATTATGAAGAAACTGAATCAAAAGGATG GTATTTTGCACTGCTGGCTACAACTCTCTTGAATTATAGTATTTCTATTGCTGGAGCggtattactttatatatattatacacat GCAAATACATGTGCTctcaacaaatttttcatttcatttaatttgattttgtgCGTCATCACTAGTATTATATCAGTTTTACCAACTGTACAAGAACATCAACCAAGATCTGGGCTTCTTCAGTCTTCCGTAGTAACATTATATGTGCTATACTTAACATGGAGTGGTATATCAAATAGTCCAG ATCACGAGTGTAATCCTGGCATGCTTGGTATACTTTCTCGTAAAGATCATGTCGCATTTGATAAAGAAAGTATTATTGGACTTATAATCTGGTTTAGTTGCGTTCTATACAGCTCTTTGCGTACAGCATCTAAATCATCGAAAATTACAATGTCTGAAAATATATTGGTTCAGGACAATGGAGctg ATTATACTACAGTAGAAGGACGCAATCCTGATGCAGAGAATGGAAGTGATGCCAAAGTTTGGGATAATGAGGAAGACAAAGTGGCATACAATTGGAGTTTTTTCCATCTCATGTTTGCTCTCGCTACTTTATATGTTATGATGACTCTTACAAACTGGTATAA gcCAAACTCTTCTTTGGAAACCTTAAACGCAAATGCTGCTTCAATGTGGGTAAAGATCCTTTCTTCATGGATGTGTTTGGGTCTTTATGTATGGTCATTAGTAGCACCTGCTGTTTTCCCGAATAGGGATTTCTCTTAA
- the Serinc gene encoding probable serine incorporator isoform X4 gives MGLVCSTAQLACLCGSTACSFCCSQCPSCRNSTSTRIMYALLLLLGTIAACITLAPGLQNALKKVPFCANSSNYVPSDFTFDCDSAVGYLAVYRICFILSLYFFLMSVIMIRVKSSRDPRAAIQNGFWAIKYLLIIGGIVGAFFIPEGSFGPTWMYFGMLGGLLFIIIQLILIVDFAHSWADAWVGNYEETESKGWYFALLATTLLNYSISIAGAVLLYIYYTHANTCALNKFFISFNLILCVITSIISVLPTVQEHQPRSGLLQSSVVTLYVLYLTWSGISNSPDHECNPGMLGILSRKDHVAFDKESIIGLIIWFSCVLYSSLRTASKSSKITMSENILVQDNGAVEGRNPDAENGSDAKVWDNEEDKVAYNWSFFHLMFALATLYVMMTLTNWYKPNSSLETLNANAASMWVKILSSWMCLGLYVWSLVAPAVFPNRDFS, from the exons ATGGGGCTCGTTTGCTCAACAGCTCAA ctTGCGTGTTTATGCGGAAGCACAGCTTGTAGCTTCTGTTGCTCTCAATGTCCATCATGCAGGAACAGTACAAGTACTCGCATCATGTATGCGTTGCTTTTGTTGTTGGGAACTATTGCAGCCTGTATTACTTTAGCTCCTGGTCTTCAGAATGCTCTTAAAAAg GTTCCATTCTGTGCAAATAGTTCCAATTATGTTCCATCAGATTTTACCTTTGATTGTGACTCTGCAGTTGGTTACTTAGCAGTCTACAGAATATGTTTCATTCTCTCTTTGTACTTTTTCTTGATGTCTGTAATAATGATCAGAGTTAAAAGTTCACGAGATCCGCGAGCAGCCATACAAAATGG attctGGGCAATCAAGTATCTTTTGATAATTGGAGGAATTGTTGGTGCTTTCTTTATTCCGGAAGGGTCGTTTGGACCTACTTGGATGTATTTTGGGATGTTAGGAggtttactttttataattattcaattaattctcATTGTTGATTTTGCTCATTCTTGGGCTGATGCATGGGTAGGAAATTATGAAGAAACTGAATCAAAAGGATG GTATTTTGCACTGCTGGCTACAACTCTCTTGAATTATAGTATTTCTATTGCTGGAGCggtattactttatatatattatacacat GCAAATACATGTGCTctcaacaaatttttcatttcatttaatttgattttgtgCGTCATCACTAGTATTATATCAGTTTTACCAACTGTACAAGAACATCAACCAAGATCTGGGCTTCTTCAGTCTTCCGTAGTAACATTATATGTGCTATACTTAACATGGAGTGGTATATCAAATAGTCCAG ATCACGAGTGTAATCCTGGCATGCTTGGTATACTTTCTCGTAAAGATCATGTCGCATTTGATAAAGAAAGTATTATTGGACTTATAATCTGGTTTAGTTGCGTTCTATACAGCTCTTTGCGTACAGCATCTAAATCATCGAAAATTACAATGTCTGAAAATATATTGGTTCAGGACAATGGAGctg TAGAAGGACGCAATCCTGATGCAGAGAATGGAAGTGATGCCAAAGTTTGGGATAATGAGGAAGACAAAGTGGCATACAATTGGAGTTTTTTCCATCTCATGTTTGCTCTCGCTACTTTATATGTTATGATGACTCTTACAAACTGGTATAA gcCAAACTCTTCTTTGGAAACCTTAAACGCAAATGCTGCTTCAATGTGGGTAAAGATCCTTTCTTCATGGATGTGTTTGGGTCTTTATGTATGGTCATTAGTAGCACCTGCTGTTTTCCCGAATAGGGATTTCTCTTAA
- the Serinc gene encoding probable serine incorporator isoform X1 — MGLVCSTAQLACLCGSTACSFCCSQCPSCRNSTSTRIMYALLLLLGTIAACITLAPGLQNALKKVPFCANSSNYVPSDFTFDCDSAVGYLAVYRICFILSLYFFLMSVIMIRVKSSRDPRAAIQNGFWAIKYLLIIGGIVGAFFIPEGSFGPTWMYFGMLGGLLFIIIQLILIVDFAHSWADAWVGNYEETESKGWYFALLATTLLNYSISIAGAVLLYIYYTHANTCALNKFFISFNLILCVITSIISVLPTVQEHQPRSGLLQSSVVTLYVLYLTWSGISNSPDHECNPGMLGILSRKDHVAFDKESIIGLIIWFSCVLYSSLRTASKSSKITMSENILVQDNGAVKNAGEQSLISNEDYTTVEGRNPDAENGSDAKVWDNEEDKVAYNWSFFHLMFALATLYVMMTLTNWYKPNSSLETLNANAASMWVKILSSWMCLGLYVWSLVAPAVFPNRDFS; from the exons ATGGGGCTCGTTTGCTCAACAGCTCAA ctTGCGTGTTTATGCGGAAGCACAGCTTGTAGCTTCTGTTGCTCTCAATGTCCATCATGCAGGAACAGTACAAGTACTCGCATCATGTATGCGTTGCTTTTGTTGTTGGGAACTATTGCAGCCTGTATTACTTTAGCTCCTGGTCTTCAGAATGCTCTTAAAAAg GTTCCATTCTGTGCAAATAGTTCCAATTATGTTCCATCAGATTTTACCTTTGATTGTGACTCTGCAGTTGGTTACTTAGCAGTCTACAGAATATGTTTCATTCTCTCTTTGTACTTTTTCTTGATGTCTGTAATAATGATCAGAGTTAAAAGTTCACGAGATCCGCGAGCAGCCATACAAAATGG attctGGGCAATCAAGTATCTTTTGATAATTGGAGGAATTGTTGGTGCTTTCTTTATTCCGGAAGGGTCGTTTGGACCTACTTGGATGTATTTTGGGATGTTAGGAggtttactttttataattattcaattaattctcATTGTTGATTTTGCTCATTCTTGGGCTGATGCATGGGTAGGAAATTATGAAGAAACTGAATCAAAAGGATG GTATTTTGCACTGCTGGCTACAACTCTCTTGAATTATAGTATTTCTATTGCTGGAGCggtattactttatatatattatacacat GCAAATACATGTGCTctcaacaaatttttcatttcatttaatttgattttgtgCGTCATCACTAGTATTATATCAGTTTTACCAACTGTACAAGAACATCAACCAAGATCTGGGCTTCTTCAGTCTTCCGTAGTAACATTATATGTGCTATACTTAACATGGAGTGGTATATCAAATAGTCCAG ATCACGAGTGTAATCCTGGCATGCTTGGTATACTTTCTCGTAAAGATCATGTCGCATTTGATAAAGAAAGTATTATTGGACTTATAATCTGGTTTAGTTGCGTTCTATACAGCTCTTTGCGTACAGCATCTAAATCATCGAAAATTACAATGTCTGAAAATATATTGGTTCAGGACAATGGAGctg TCAAGAATGCAGGAGAGCAGTCTCTTATCAGCAATGAAG ATTATACTACAGTAGAAGGACGCAATCCTGATGCAGAGAATGGAAGTGATGCCAAAGTTTGGGATAATGAGGAAGACAAAGTGGCATACAATTGGAGTTTTTTCCATCTCATGTTTGCTCTCGCTACTTTATATGTTATGATGACTCTTACAAACTGGTATAA gcCAAACTCTTCTTTGGAAACCTTAAACGCAAATGCTGCTTCAATGTGGGTAAAGATCCTTTCTTCATGGATGTGTTTGGGTCTTTATGTATGGTCATTAGTAGCACCTGCTGTTTTCCCGAATAGGGATTTCTCTTAA
- the Serinc gene encoding probable serine incorporator isoform X2, protein MGLVCSTAQLACLCGSTACSFCCSQCPSCRNSTSTRIMYALLLLLGTIAACITLAPGLQNALKKVPFCANSSNYVPSDFTFDCDSAVGYLAVYRICFILSLYFFLMSVIMIRVKSSRDPRAAIQNGFWAIKYLLIIGGIVGAFFIPEGSFGPTWMYFGMLGGLLFIIIQLILIVDFAHSWADAWVGNYEETESKGWYFALLATTLLNYSISIAGAVLLYIYYTHANTCALNKFFISFNLILCVITSIISVLPTVQEHQPRSGLLQSSVVTLYVLYLTWSGISNSPDHECNPGMLGILSRKDHVAFDKESIIGLIIWFSCVLYSSLRTASKSSKITMSENILVQDNGAVKNAGEQSLISNEVEGRNPDAENGSDAKVWDNEEDKVAYNWSFFHLMFALATLYVMMTLTNWYKPNSSLETLNANAASMWVKILSSWMCLGLYVWSLVAPAVFPNRDFS, encoded by the exons ATGGGGCTCGTTTGCTCAACAGCTCAA ctTGCGTGTTTATGCGGAAGCACAGCTTGTAGCTTCTGTTGCTCTCAATGTCCATCATGCAGGAACAGTACAAGTACTCGCATCATGTATGCGTTGCTTTTGTTGTTGGGAACTATTGCAGCCTGTATTACTTTAGCTCCTGGTCTTCAGAATGCTCTTAAAAAg GTTCCATTCTGTGCAAATAGTTCCAATTATGTTCCATCAGATTTTACCTTTGATTGTGACTCTGCAGTTGGTTACTTAGCAGTCTACAGAATATGTTTCATTCTCTCTTTGTACTTTTTCTTGATGTCTGTAATAATGATCAGAGTTAAAAGTTCACGAGATCCGCGAGCAGCCATACAAAATGG attctGGGCAATCAAGTATCTTTTGATAATTGGAGGAATTGTTGGTGCTTTCTTTATTCCGGAAGGGTCGTTTGGACCTACTTGGATGTATTTTGGGATGTTAGGAggtttactttttataattattcaattaattctcATTGTTGATTTTGCTCATTCTTGGGCTGATGCATGGGTAGGAAATTATGAAGAAACTGAATCAAAAGGATG GTATTTTGCACTGCTGGCTACAACTCTCTTGAATTATAGTATTTCTATTGCTGGAGCggtattactttatatatattatacacat GCAAATACATGTGCTctcaacaaatttttcatttcatttaatttgattttgtgCGTCATCACTAGTATTATATCAGTTTTACCAACTGTACAAGAACATCAACCAAGATCTGGGCTTCTTCAGTCTTCCGTAGTAACATTATATGTGCTATACTTAACATGGAGTGGTATATCAAATAGTCCAG ATCACGAGTGTAATCCTGGCATGCTTGGTATACTTTCTCGTAAAGATCATGTCGCATTTGATAAAGAAAGTATTATTGGACTTATAATCTGGTTTAGTTGCGTTCTATACAGCTCTTTGCGTACAGCATCTAAATCATCGAAAATTACAATGTCTGAAAATATATTGGTTCAGGACAATGGAGctg TCAAGAATGCAGGAGAGCAGTCTCTTATCAGCAATGAAG TAGAAGGACGCAATCCTGATGCAGAGAATGGAAGTGATGCCAAAGTTTGGGATAATGAGGAAGACAAAGTGGCATACAATTGGAGTTTTTTCCATCTCATGTTTGCTCTCGCTACTTTATATGTTATGATGACTCTTACAAACTGGTATAA gcCAAACTCTTCTTTGGAAACCTTAAACGCAAATGCTGCTTCAATGTGGGTAAAGATCCTTTCTTCATGGATGTGTTTGGGTCTTTATGTATGGTCATTAGTAGCACCTGCTGTTTTCCCGAATAGGGATTTCTCTTAA